From a single Pelobacter seleniigenes DSM 18267 genomic region:
- a CDS encoding diaminopimelate decarboxylase, whose amino-acid sequence MPMSQSFKERLFPIAQQLVDHYGTPFHIYDEVGIRETGEALKKAFAGIDGFREYYAVKALPNPRILKLMHDMGFGFDCSSIAELVLSRQIGARAEDLMFTSNNTTAAEFAAAAADGGSILNLDDMSLIEKVPEFPELVCFRYNPGPRRTGNVIIGNPVEAKYGVSHEQVVEAYRLARARGAKRFGLHTMVASNELDYTYMVETARMVLEIVETVSAELDIRFEFVNIGGGFGIPYRPEQEALNISALAAEVTGLFNAFKEQHGYAPRMYMESGRFMTGPHGCLVTTAINHKQIYRNYIGLDACMSSLMRPALYGAYHHIDILGKEAAPKDHVYDLVGSLCENNDKFAVQRELPQIVDGDIVVIHDTGAHGHAMGFQYNARLRPKELLMRADGSVELIRREETLEDYFATLNFDADSFKPTAN is encoded by the coding sequence ATGCCCATGTCACAGAGTTTTAAAGAGCGTTTGTTTCCCATTGCCCAGCAGTTGGTTGATCATTATGGTACGCCTTTTCATATTTACGATGAAGTCGGTATCCGCGAGACCGGTGAAGCACTGAAAAAAGCTTTCGCAGGGATTGACGGATTTCGTGAATACTATGCGGTTAAGGCATTGCCCAACCCTCGTATTCTCAAACTGATGCACGACATGGGTTTTGGGTTTGACTGCAGTTCCATCGCCGAATTGGTGCTGAGCCGGCAGATTGGTGCACGTGCCGAAGACCTCATGTTCACCTCAAACAATACCACTGCAGCCGAGTTTGCCGCAGCCGCAGCCGACGGGGGGAGCATCCTGAACCTGGACGATATGTCCCTGATTGAAAAAGTTCCCGAATTCCCTGAGCTGGTCTGCTTCCGTTACAATCCGGGTCCGCGCCGGACCGGTAATGTGATTATCGGCAATCCGGTTGAGGCAAAATACGGGGTCAGCCATGAGCAGGTCGTCGAGGCCTACCGACTGGCTCGGGCCAGAGGCGCCAAGCGCTTCGGACTGCACACCATGGTCGCCTCCAACGAACTGGATTACACCTATATGGTTGAAACGGCCCGGATGGTCCTGGAGATTGTTGAGACGGTCTCCGCCGAGTTGGATATCCGCTTTGAATTCGTCAATATCGGTGGTGGGTTCGGAATTCCTTATCGACCCGAGCAGGAAGCCCTGAATATCTCTGCCCTGGCCGCCGAGGTTACCGGGTTGTTCAACGCGTTTAAAGAGCAACATGGCTATGCACCGCGCATGTACATGGAGAGCGGTCGGTTCATGACCGGGCCGCATGGTTGCCTGGTGACCACGGCCATTAATCATAAGCAGATTTATCGCAACTATATCGGCCTTGATGCCTGCATGTCCTCGTTGATGCGTCCGGCCCTTTACGGCGCCTATCATCACATCGACATCCTTGGCAAAGAGGCGGCACCAAAGGATCATGTTTATGATCTGGTCGGTTCACTGTGCGAAAATAATGACAAGTTTGCCGTTCAGCGGGAACTTCCGCAAATTGTTGATGGTGACATCGTGGTGATCCATGATACCGGTGCTCACGGTCATGCCATGGGATTCCAATACAATGCACGCCTGCGGCCGAAGGAACTGCTCATGCGTGCTGACGGCAGTGTTGAATTGATCCGACGGGAAGAGACGTTAGAGGATTACTTCGCTACCCTGAATTTCGACGCCGACAGTTTCAAGCCGACTGCGAACTGA
- a CDS encoding translocation/assembly module TamB domain-containing protein, whose amino-acid sequence MVRLSVILAGLILVTTAMLAGCGWLFNTAAGTRWLVEHALVWSGQDITVGQIDGTLLDSLELGEVRVNSGTERILIDRLSADSRLIKLWPLHIRIATLELGEVRLVATEAAPDTDASPDINLPSWPLAPGFVDFFDVEIDRLTVHKVVRVQSGGTDLLCENLQTRLRLQNAQLRIDQLSLQTPPATLTGSAQLNLAQPDLKTELSAVARQPSSAWQQVHVDGSLNAAKNGAELSGPVMVRLTEQDGVETRANGTLTLAPQTLILNDMAVHRSDRQGTLGGSIRLSTNGPAPQIQGHLLVDQVDLEPEAGRPLKLSGDVLAVGNLDSYSGHFTLNSAGPELYSTKLKGRFQGSWYAVTVSQLDGSVLNGQVTGTLRAAWNNGLQLQTTLTGTALDPELLWEQLSGQLNVTASAEYTHSPGQQQQGQLEIKLAESTLQQKTLQGQAKVSLHNEKIMLEILQLHGEGVSISATGNPAERLQVTAKVADLSAISKDAGGRLTAAGWVQLQAHPAADLTVQGENLFFQDWALKKLALSGKITEPSGALKISAELTSLSAQGGAQNLFDEAQVQVSGALNDHSIAVRARQQDSLLALTAGGSWDNQQWLGTLHTLHMSEPHLGEWDLRSPASVTVSPQQVQVDAISLQGGGNQRVKAEGNYSIPDHDYAVTLSWQDLNLTPLEFWLPEWTISGSSSGQFQGQQGARNSLQGEFTLMAEVEREHLKLTVHKGEGEVLWNGTDISGRINLNLAEMGSVQGRVNGKLKDLKSLPSQLQATLSAQHMPLAAADPWLPPHTTLTGSFGWDLETAWTPAAGLTGSGTFHAEDGQLSWPVLDETINIRLNSIAVNCALSDVFSLNLTADLGETGQLSAQARLPLKMTMPPAFDRSAAWNIAIKGEFRDQGLVEMLAGDWVQDTAGIISLDYQMSGSYMKPLMKGSFQLSQGAAFIPRLGIKVNRIELAGLFDAERISVTGLSAEAGEGKLTGDGYLTLKNWRPKTYHFNLTGERFQLFNLPELQVAINPDLEISGTERQLKVRGEVLFPDVLVRESGNKELARNSPDLVIVDRQQKPSTTLPLTQDIDIKLVVGERVLVDFGGIEAKLDGQIRLTSTADNDYAATGKIAISKGKFSSYGVSLDITRGDLYFAGGPLQRPILDILALRTVGEVKAGVKVSGTAQNPVVTLYSEPSMADTDILSYMVLGRPLDSSSGGDSNLLMSAAGALLSQGESVVLQEKLKGVLGLDVLTFSAGNGNLKDSVLTTGKYLSPDLYVSLGYSVFKNTNEFTLRYHLTPKWEVESNIGEQSGVDLFYRIEIE is encoded by the coding sequence ATGGTAAGGCTCAGTGTCATTCTGGCAGGCCTGATCCTGGTGACCACGGCAATGCTTGCTGGCTGCGGTTGGCTTTTCAATACCGCTGCCGGCACCCGTTGGCTGGTTGAACATGCCCTGGTCTGGAGCGGACAGGACATCACTGTCGGCCAGATTGACGGAACATTGCTGGACTCGCTGGAGCTCGGTGAGGTGAGGGTCAATTCTGGTACGGAGCGGATTTTGATTGATCGGCTGAGCGCTGACAGCCGTTTGATCAAGCTCTGGCCGCTACATATTCGGATTGCGACCCTGGAGCTTGGTGAAGTCCGGCTGGTGGCGACGGAGGCCGCTCCGGACACTGATGCGAGCCCGGATATCAACCTGCCGAGCTGGCCATTAGCTCCCGGATTTGTCGATTTTTTTGATGTGGAGATCGACCGGCTGACGGTTCACAAGGTCGTACGCGTGCAAAGCGGTGGGACGGACCTGCTCTGTGAAAATCTTCAGACCCGGCTCCGTCTGCAAAATGCTCAATTGCGGATTGATCAACTCAGCCTGCAAACACCGCCAGCGACTCTGACCGGTTCTGCGCAGCTCAATCTGGCGCAACCCGACCTGAAAACAGAGCTTTCCGCCGTGGCCCGCCAGCCATCATCAGCCTGGCAGCAGGTCCATGTGGATGGGAGCCTGAACGCAGCAAAAAACGGCGCGGAGTTGAGTGGACCGGTAATGGTGCGTTTGACGGAGCAGGACGGTGTCGAGACCCGGGCCAATGGAACCCTGACCCTGGCCCCGCAAACCTTGATTCTTAATGATATGGCCGTTCACCGTTCCGATCGACAGGGGACGCTCGGCGGCTCGATTCGCCTGTCGACAAATGGTCCGGCTCCGCAGATTCAAGGGCATTTGCTGGTTGATCAGGTTGATCTCGAACCTGAAGCCGGACGCCCCCTAAAATTGTCCGGAGACGTGCTGGCCGTGGGGAATCTCGATTCCTATAGTGGTCACTTTACCCTGAATAGCGCAGGTCCGGAACTTTATTCCACCAAGCTGAAGGGGCGTTTCCAGGGATCCTGGTACGCTGTGACTGTGTCCCAGCTGGACGGCTCGGTACTGAACGGGCAGGTTACCGGGACGCTGCGCGCTGCCTGGAATAATGGTTTGCAACTGCAGACCACCCTGACCGGAACGGCACTTGATCCTGAACTGCTGTGGGAGCAATTAAGTGGACAACTTAATGTCACAGCCAGCGCCGAGTATACGCACAGCCCCGGTCAACAACAGCAGGGACAACTCGAGATCAAGCTGGCAGAATCGACCTTGCAGCAAAAGACCCTGCAAGGTCAGGCCAAGGTTTCCCTGCACAACGAGAAAATCATGCTGGAGATTTTGCAACTGCATGGCGAGGGCGTTTCCATTTCCGCCACGGGTAACCCGGCCGAACGTCTGCAGGTCACGGCCAAGGTCGCGGACCTGTCCGCAATCAGCAAAGATGCCGGCGGGCGGTTGACCGCTGCGGGCTGGGTTCAGCTCCAGGCACACCCCGCCGCCGACCTGACCGTGCAGGGGGAAAACCTCTTTTTTCAGGACTGGGCGCTCAAAAAACTGGCTTTGTCAGGAAAAATCACAGAACCGAGCGGCGCGCTTAAGATTTCCGCCGAATTGACCTCGCTGTCAGCACAGGGGGGAGCGCAAAATCTATTCGATGAGGCTCAGGTTCAGGTCAGCGGTGCGCTGAACGATCATTCCATTGCCGTGCGGGCGCGGCAGCAGGATAGCCTTCTGGCACTCACGGCCGGTGGAAGCTGGGATAACCAGCAATGGCTTGGAACACTGCACACTTTACACATGTCCGAACCGCATCTGGGCGAGTGGGATCTGCGCAGCCCCGCCTCTGTAACCGTCTCGCCGCAGCAGGTGCAGGTTGACGCCATTTCTTTGCAAGGAGGCGGCAACCAACGGGTAAAGGCCGAGGGGAACTATTCCATACCGGATCACGATTACGCAGTGACCCTGTCCTGGCAAGATCTCAATCTTACTCCACTGGAGTTCTGGTTGCCCGAATGGACTATTTCCGGTTCCAGCAGTGGTCAGTTCCAGGGGCAGCAGGGGGCACGCAACAGCCTGCAAGGTGAGTTCACTTTAATGGCTGAAGTGGAACGGGAGCACTTGAAGTTAACGGTCCATAAAGGGGAAGGGGAGGTCCTTTGGAACGGAACCGATATCAGCGGCCGCATCAATTTGAATCTGGCTGAGATGGGGTCTGTGCAGGGGCGGGTCAACGGTAAGCTGAAGGACTTGAAGAGCCTGCCCAGCCAGTTGCAGGCTACCCTGAGCGCTCAGCATATGCCGCTTGCTGCGGCTGATCCCTGGTTGCCGCCTCACACCACCCTGACCGGAAGCTTCGGCTGGGATCTGGAGACCGCCTGGACTCCGGCTGCAGGGCTGACCGGAAGTGGCACCTTCCATGCCGAGGATGGACAATTGAGCTGGCCGGTGCTGGATGAAACCATCAACATCAGGCTGAACTCTATTGCCGTAAACTGCGCACTGAGTGATGTTTTTTCCCTGAACCTTACTGCCGATCTTGGCGAAACCGGACAGCTGTCCGCCCAGGCCCGGCTCCCTCTCAAAATGACCATGCCACCGGCTTTCGATCGCAGCGCCGCCTGGAATATCGCCATAAAAGGGGAATTTCGAGACCAGGGGCTGGTTGAAATGCTCGCCGGAGACTGGGTACAGGACACCGCCGGGATCATTTCCCTCGATTATCAAATGAGCGGAAGCTATATGAAACCACTGATGAAGGGCAGTTTTCAACTCAGTCAGGGGGCCGCATTCATCCCACGGCTCGGGATAAAGGTCAATCGCATCGAACTTGCCGGACTGTTCGATGCTGAACGGATTTCCGTCACCGGTTTGTCGGCTGAGGCAGGGGAGGGGAAGCTGACCGGGGATGGTTATTTAACCTTGAAAAACTGGCGACCCAAGACTTATCATTTCAACTTAACAGGGGAACGGTTCCAGTTGTTCAATCTTCCCGAACTGCAGGTCGCCATTAATCCGGATCTTGAAATTTCCGGAACCGAACGACAGCTTAAAGTCCGGGGAGAGGTTCTTTTCCCGGATGTTCTGGTGCGTGAAAGTGGCAACAAGGAGCTGGCCCGGAACAGCCCGGATCTGGTCATTGTTGACCGGCAACAGAAACCTTCCACAACGCTGCCACTGACTCAGGATATCGACATCAAACTGGTGGTCGGCGAGCGAGTCCTGGTCGATTTCGGCGGGATCGAAGCCAAACTCGACGGTCAAATTCGGCTGACTTCCACTGCTGACAACGATTATGCGGCGACAGGAAAAATCGCTATCAGCAAAGGTAAATTCTCCAGCTACGGGGTAAGCCTGGATATCACCCGCGGGGACCTGTATTTTGCCGGAGGCCCTCTGCAACGGCCGATTCTGGATATCCTGGCATTGCGCACTGTCGGTGAAGTGAAAGCCGGGGTTAAGGTGAGCGGCACTGCCCAGAATCCGGTTGTCACCCTCTATTCTGAACCTTCCATGGCGGATACGGATATCCTTTCCTATATGGTTCTCGGGCGACCACTGGATTCGAGCAGCGGCGGCGATTCCAACTTGCTGATGAGTGCTGCCGGCGCACTGTTGTCGCAAGGTGAATCCGTGGTCCTGCAGGAGAAGCTGAAAGGGGTGCTCGGCCTTGATGTCCTGACCTTCAGTGCCGGTAACGGCAACCTGAAGGATTCCGTTCTGACCACCGGCAAATACCTGAGTCCGGATCTCTATGTGAGCCTCGGCTACTCAGTTTTCAAAAATACCAATGAATTTACTCTCCGTTATCATTTAACGCCCAAGTGGGAAGTTGAATCGAATATCGGCGAACAAAGCGGGGTTGATCTCTTCTATCGAATCGAGATCGAATAA
- a CDS encoding zinc ribbon-containing protein: protein MPEDDQVKNGKKDVSLYEKLLARTEKLLESGRKNLDEALKKAGDELEAAGEFTREQADKISQFVRRDLEHTVKDANKAKESLKEAVDPSRIAAGAQSIFARILSASADTLNEWAQKSQQNIEFKTGEVTSPGTLTCKNCGEQIHMKKTARIPPCPKCFHPHFRKSY, encoded by the coding sequence ATGCCAGAAGACGATCAGGTTAAAAACGGGAAAAAAGATGTCAGCCTGTATGAAAAACTGCTTGCCAGGACGGAAAAACTGCTTGAAAGCGGTCGCAAAAACCTCGACGAAGCCTTAAAAAAGGCGGGGGACGAACTGGAAGCGGCCGGAGAGTTTACCCGAGAGCAGGCAGACAAGATCTCTCAGTTTGTACGCCGGGATCTTGAACATACGGTCAAAGATGCCAATAAGGCGAAAGAATCCCTCAAGGAAGCGGTCGATCCCAGCCGCATTGCCGCCGGGGCCCAAAGCATCTTTGCCAGAATCCTGTCGGCTTCGGCAGACACGCTGAACGAGTGGGCTCAAAAATCTCAGCAGAATATCGAGTTCAAAACCGGGGAAGTGACCAGCCCGGGGACTTTGACTTGCAAAAACTGCGGTGAGCAGATTCATATGAAAAAAACCGCACGGATTCCGCCGTGTCCGAAGTGCTTTCACCCGCACTTTCGTAAATCGTATTGA
- a CDS encoding Lrp/AsnC family transcriptional regulator, translating to MIDEIDHKILAILQEKARIPNAEVARQVNMAPSAVLERIRKLEERGIIEGYEVRLNPAAFNQGLTAFVQVYAISSDRADLAGRLAQVTGVQDVHQVAGEDGHLLKLRVADNTELGRILAEEIGTIPGVQQTKTSIVLNTIKETRKIDLTRLVAE from the coding sequence ATGATCGACGAAATTGACCACAAAATACTGGCGATCCTTCAGGAGAAAGCCCGTATCCCGAATGCCGAAGTTGCCCGTCAAGTTAATATGGCACCTTCCGCCGTGCTGGAAAGAATTCGCAAGCTCGAAGAACGGGGCATTATTGAAGGGTACGAGGTCCGCCTCAATCCGGCCGCCTTCAACCAGGGCCTGACCGCTTTTGTGCAGGTTTATGCGATCTCTTCGGATCGAGCCGACCTTGCGGGCCGATTAGCTCAGGTGACCGGGGTGCAGGATGTGCATCAGGTCGCTGGAGAAGATGGCCACCTGCTCAAGCTCCGGGTTGCTGACAATACCGAACTTGGTAGAATTCTGGCCGAAGAGATCGGGACCATTCCAGGGGTTCAGCAAACCAAAACCAGTATCGTTTTAAATACCATCAAAGAAACCCGAAAAATTGACCTAACCCGGCTAGTAGCGGAATAA
- a CDS encoding SIR2 family NAD-dependent protein deacylase, translating into MKKPPLTPEHCAELLHGAKAIVALTGAGISTAAGIPDFRGPKGLYVTRRYDPMKVFEIDSFQRQPEYFYEFSRDFVATANTIKPTFTHNFLARLEQGQRLASVVTQNIDLLHHQAGNKKIIELHGSYSSATCQACGQHFHNLSYAWWERLMAESPTPPVARCPDCHGVLKPDIVFFGEMVHQFAAAEELVAECDLLLVLGSSLQVSPASHLPYLTTAPTIIVSQGEVMLPAAEQRFFVDTDLDGYFMDVAKYLPEVVDC; encoded by the coding sequence ATGAAAAAACCACCCCTCACCCCTGAGCATTGTGCTGAGCTCTTGCATGGAGCCAAAGCCATTGTCGCCCTGACCGGCGCAGGCATCTCCACTGCCGCCGGAATACCTGATTTCCGTGGCCCCAAAGGGCTTTATGTTACCCGCCGCTACGATCCAATGAAGGTTTTCGAAATCGATTCTTTTCAACGCCAACCGGAATATTTTTATGAATTTTCCCGTGACTTCGTTGCGACGGCCAATACCATTAAACCGACCTTTACCCATAATTTCCTGGCCCGGCTGGAGCAGGGGCAGCGCCTTGCCAGTGTCGTTACCCAGAATATCGACCTGCTCCATCATCAGGCTGGCAACAAGAAGATCATCGAACTGCACGGTTCCTACAGCAGTGCGACCTGTCAGGCTTGCGGGCAACATTTTCACAATCTCAGCTATGCCTGGTGGGAAAGACTAATGGCTGAGAGCCCAACTCCGCCGGTCGCCCGCTGCCCTGACTGTCACGGTGTTCTGAAACCGGATATCGTATTTTTCGGGGAGATGGTTCATCAGTTTGCTGCTGCTGAGGAGCTGGTGGCCGAATGCGATCTGCTGTTGGTGCTCGGTTCCTCCCTGCAGGTGTCGCCGGCCTCCCATTTGCCATACCTGACAACCGCGCCGACGATTATTGTCAGCCAGGGGGAAGTGATGTTGCCGGCCGCAGAGCAGCGTTTTTTTGTCGATACCGATCTGGATGGCTATTTCATGGACGTGGCGAAATACCTGCCGGAGGTTGTGGATTGTTAA
- a CDS encoding autotransporter assembly complex protein TamA, giving the protein MTRFLLFLLFFQMAASVGCAESLRMDIDGVDKELKSILATGLDLPPGIVKNDQINQNWLNRYQQRLPQKVKDILEPYGYFYPQINTSVSRHADEFVLTVTVAAGEPLRVTSLDVKLRGPGETDTGLQQAVAAFPLRVGDILLQRSYEQGKSTLQQEALDSGFLDADYSAHEIRVSLEKRTAAIVLTLNTGARYRFGETRFSGEESYPDKFLRRFLSYNQGEKFSYRLLNQSQLNFINADLFKTAAVRPLLGEKKDQVVPVLVELDPMPRHQLRPGIGYGTDTGGRLSLRYRNLNLLQRGHEFKGNILLAERQQSLLSTYIIPDSRRIDSQLLLHAGINREDTDSYLSRELFGEIEYQRALSKRLSGSLFIRYSSEFSRIADEEDASELLLPGIRLAWTAVDDPLQGRRGFQAKLTLQGSQQSVVSDTSLVQLIGQVTGLQPLSENFSLLVRLQGGTTWLDDPFDTLPASLRFFAGGDKTVRGYAYQSLGPEDEDGNVVGGQHMLAASMELERRFFKDYGVAMFYDIGNAFNSFNDYELKQGAGIGLRYYTRIGALRLDLARQVGEPKNKYRVHFSVGIGW; this is encoded by the coding sequence ATGACCCGTTTTCTTCTCTTCTTACTGTTTTTCCAGATGGCGGCTTCCGTGGGCTGCGCCGAGAGTCTGCGCATGGACATCGACGGGGTCGACAAGGAGCTCAAAAGCATTCTTGCCACGGGACTGGACCTGCCGCCGGGGATTGTAAAGAACGACCAGATCAACCAGAATTGGCTGAACCGTTATCAACAACGCCTGCCGCAAAAAGTGAAAGATATTCTTGAGCCTTACGGGTATTTTTATCCGCAGATCAACACTTCCGTCAGCCGGCATGCCGACGAGTTTGTCTTAACCGTAACCGTAGCTGCCGGGGAGCCATTGCGCGTGACCAGTTTGGATGTCAAGCTGCGCGGCCCCGGAGAAACCGATACCGGTCTGCAGCAGGCTGTGGCCGCGTTTCCACTGCGGGTTGGCGATATTCTGCTGCAACGCAGTTACGAGCAGGGCAAGAGCACCCTTCAGCAGGAGGCCTTAGACAGTGGATTTCTTGATGCCGATTACAGTGCACACGAAATCCGTGTCAGCCTAGAAAAAAGGACTGCCGCCATTGTTTTAACCTTGAATACGGGGGCCAGATACCGTTTTGGGGAAACCCGGTTTTCCGGTGAGGAGAGTTACCCGGACAAATTTCTACGCCGCTTTCTCAGCTACAACCAAGGGGAAAAGTTCAGTTATCGGCTGTTGAATCAGAGTCAGTTGAATTTTATCAATGCGGATCTTTTTAAAACAGCTGCGGTCAGGCCCCTGCTGGGAGAAAAAAAGGATCAGGTCGTCCCGGTTCTGGTCGAACTGGATCCGATGCCCAGGCATCAACTACGTCCCGGAATCGGTTATGGCACAGATACCGGAGGGCGGCTTTCGCTCCGCTATCGGAATTTAAACCTGCTGCAGCGGGGGCACGAATTCAAGGGAAATATCCTTCTTGCCGAACGCCAGCAGTCTCTGCTGTCGACCTATATTATCCCCGATTCCAGACGCATCGACAGCCAGCTTTTGCTCCATGCCGGTATCAACCGGGAAGATACCGACAGCTATCTCAGCCGGGAACTGTTTGGCGAAATCGAATACCAGAGAGCCTTGTCGAAACGTCTGAGCGGATCGCTGTTTATTCGTTACAGCTCCGAATTTTCCCGCATTGCCGACGAAGAGGACGCCTCCGAACTGTTGCTGCCGGGGATCAGGCTGGCCTGGACCGCGGTGGATGATCCACTGCAGGGCCGGCGGGGATTTCAGGCCAAGCTGACCCTGCAGGGGAGCCAACAGAGTGTGGTGTCTGATACCAGTCTGGTTCAGCTCATCGGCCAGGTGACCGGATTGCAACCGCTTTCCGAAAACTTCAGTTTACTGGTGCGCTTGCAAGGGGGAACCACCTGGCTCGACGATCCCTTCGATACCTTACCGGCCTCACTACGGTTTTTTGCTGGTGGCGACAAAACCGTGCGCGGTTATGCCTATCAATCTTTGGGTCCGGAGGATGAGGATGGCAATGTGGTTGGCGGCCAGCATATGCTGGCCGCATCAATGGAATTGGAACGGCGCTTTTTCAAAGATTACGGAGTGGCCATGTTCTATGATATCGGCAATGCCTTTAATTCCTTCAATGATTATGAATTGAAGCAGGGGGCCGGGATCGGGCTGCGCTATTATACCCGGATCGGTGCGCTACGGCTTGATCTTGCGCGCCAGGTCGGGGAACCAAAGAATAAATATCGGGTTCATTTCAGTGTGGGGATCGGATGGTAA
- a CDS encoding calcium/sodium antiporter produces the protein MSLVVPALVLLAGLVVLVWSADKFVEGAAATARHAGMPSLLIGMVIIGFGTSAPEMVVSAISAAQGNPGLALGNAYGSNISNIALILGVTAVISPISIQSGILRKELPILLLTTLLAAGQLFDLYLSRLDAVVLLVVFFAVMGWWIWLGLHQRRDSLEVDLDVELEMNPIPLKTALFWLIMGMILLILSSRALVWGAVEIAQAFGVSDLIIGLTVVAIGTSLPELASAIAATRKGEHDLALGNVLGSNLFNTLAVVGIAGLIHPLTVGPEILYRDCSVMGGLTLALFFVGRGRKGQRRITRPMGALLILVYLCYSGYLLGKVVGIV, from the coding sequence ATGTCGTTAGTGGTTCCTGCTCTTGTTCTTCTTGCCGGACTGGTCGTGCTGGTCTGGAGTGCCGATAAATTTGTCGAAGGCGCAGCGGCAACAGCACGTCATGCCGGGATGCCATCATTGCTGATCGGGATGGTGATCATCGGGTTTGGTACCTCCGCTCCTGAGATGGTTGTTTCCGCTATTTCCGCGGCCCAGGGGAACCCGGGTTTGGCACTCGGAAATGCTTATGGCTCAAATATTTCGAACATTGCGTTGATTCTTGGTGTGACCGCGGTTATCAGTCCGATATCGATACAATCAGGCATATTGCGCAAGGAATTGCCCATCTTACTCCTGACCACTTTGTTGGCTGCCGGCCAACTCTTTGACCTGTATCTGAGCCGCCTTGATGCCGTAGTTCTGCTGGTCGTGTTCTTCGCGGTTATGGGCTGGTGGATCTGGCTGGGGCTTCATCAAAGGCGGGACAGTCTGGAAGTTGATCTGGATGTTGAACTGGAAATGAACCCGATCCCCCTGAAAACGGCTCTGTTCTGGCTGATCATGGGAATGATCCTGTTGATTCTCAGTTCCCGCGCCCTGGTCTGGGGAGCTGTCGAAATCGCCCAGGCTTTCGGCGTCAGCGATCTGATCATCGGCCTGACCGTTGTTGCTATCGGGACTTCATTGCCTGAGCTTGCTTCCGCCATTGCCGCGACCCGCAAAGGCGAACACGACCTGGCTCTTGGTAATGTTCTTGGCTCCAACCTGTTCAACACTCTTGCCGTTGTCGGGATTGCCGGACTTATCCACCCGCTGACCGTCGGACCTGAAATCCTCTATCGGGACTGTTCGGTCATGGGCGGATTGACCCTTGCTCTGTTTTTTGTTGGCAGGGGTCGCAAAGGGCAGCGACGGATCACCCGCCCCATGGGTGCTCTGCTGATCCTCGTTTATCTCTGTTATTCCGGATATCTGCTGGGTAAAGTTGTCGGTATCGTTTAG